The Microbacterium sp. LWH7-1.2 genome window below encodes:
- a CDS encoding carbohydrate ABC transporter permease, translating to MSDVIDQAVPQVGQEALMPAQKRRPRRRGRGGRVPWPVYLMLIIAVLISVFPLYYMFVIASVGASAVTSMPPRLYPGLNFFEIAGKVFDTVPFFQSLVNSVIVSLAIAVIASLLCALAGFAFAKLQFPGRNALFLIVLLTMTVPAQLSVIPQYLIISWLDWVDTLQAIIVPGLASAFGIFWMRQHMATTLSDELMQAARIDGANSWQIFWRIGFPVVRPAAFVLGLITFTAVWNDFMWPFIVLKSPELFTVQIVLKQLQANRTIDLALTMGGSFMATLPLLIVFFFVGKRMVAGIMDGAFKG from the coding sequence ATGTCCGACGTCATCGACCAGGCGGTCCCACAGGTGGGCCAGGAGGCGCTCATGCCTGCGCAGAAGCGTCGCCCCAGGCGCAGAGGCCGAGGGGGCCGCGTGCCGTGGCCGGTCTACCTGATGCTGATCATCGCCGTGCTCATCAGCGTCTTCCCGCTGTATTACATGTTCGTCATCGCATCGGTGGGTGCGTCAGCGGTCACCTCGATGCCCCCGCGGCTGTACCCGGGGCTCAATTTCTTCGAGATCGCCGGCAAGGTCTTCGACACCGTGCCGTTCTTCCAATCGCTGGTCAACAGCGTGATCGTGTCGCTGGCCATCGCGGTCATCGCTTCGCTGCTGTGCGCGCTGGCCGGCTTCGCCTTCGCCAAACTGCAGTTTCCCGGCCGCAACGCACTGTTCCTGATCGTGCTGCTGACCATGACGGTGCCGGCGCAGCTCAGCGTGATCCCGCAGTACCTCATCATCTCGTGGCTCGACTGGGTCGACACGCTCCAGGCGATCATCGTCCCGGGGCTGGCGAGCGCCTTCGGCATCTTCTGGATGCGTCAGCACATGGCCACGACGCTGAGCGACGAGCTCATGCAGGCCGCGCGGATCGACGGGGCCAACAGCTGGCAGATCTTCTGGCGTATCGGCTTCCCCGTGGTGCGACCCGCGGCGTTCGTCCTCGGGCTCATCACTTTCACGGCGGTGTGGAACGACTTCATGTGGCCGTTCATCGTCCTGAAGTCGCCCGAGCTGTTCACCGTCCAGATCGTCCTCAAGCAGCTGCAGGCCAACCGCACGATCGACCTCGCGTTGACGATGGGCGGGTCGTTCATGGCCACCCTGCCGTTGCTCATCGTCTTCTTCTTCGTCGGTAAGCGCATGGTCGCCGGGATCATGGACGGAGCGTTCAAGGGCTGA
- a CDS encoding sugar ABC transporter permease: MTVTAPATTTATATIISVRKTRRRDRPPSRIRQSFGERIAPYVYIAPFFVIFAVFGLFPLVFTFYVALFDWNPIGEQTFVGLANFERLFQDPRFWNAFVNTFGIFLLSTIPQLALALGLAHLLNQATLKWANFFRMALLVPYITSVAATALVFAQIFDRNFGLINWVLNIFGIPDVNFLASQVGSWVVISSMVMWRWFGYNTLLYLAGLQAVPREMYEAASVDGASGWQQFIHLSIPSLRPIIIFTVIMSTIGGLQIFTEPLLVAPESGLTCGGGRQCQTLALFLYEQGFGQFEFGYGSAIGVALFVIVVVVSLVNFYLTTRTRKAR, from the coding sequence ATGACCGTCACCGCTCCCGCGACCACCACCGCGACCGCCACCATCATCTCCGTACGCAAGACGCGCCGCCGTGACCGACCACCGTCGCGCATCCGCCAGAGCTTCGGCGAGCGCATCGCGCCGTACGTCTACATCGCGCCGTTCTTCGTCATCTTCGCCGTCTTCGGGCTCTTCCCGCTCGTCTTCACCTTCTACGTGGCGCTCTTCGACTGGAACCCCATCGGCGAGCAGACCTTCGTCGGACTCGCCAACTTCGAGCGGCTCTTCCAGGACCCCCGCTTCTGGAATGCGTTCGTGAACACGTTCGGCATCTTCCTCCTCTCCACGATCCCGCAGCTCGCGCTGGCCCTGGGACTCGCTCACCTCCTCAACCAGGCCACTCTCAAGTGGGCGAACTTCTTCCGCATGGCGCTTCTGGTGCCTTACATCACCTCGGTGGCCGCCACTGCCCTCGTCTTCGCCCAGATCTTCGACCGCAACTTCGGCCTCATCAACTGGGTGCTCAACATCTTCGGCATCCCCGACGTGAACTTCCTGGCCTCACAGGTCGGTTCGTGGGTCGTCATCTCGTCGATGGTGATGTGGCGCTGGTTCGGCTACAACACGCTGCTCTACCTCGCGGGGCTCCAGGCGGTCCCGAGGGAGATGTACGAGGCGGCGTCGGTGGACGGGGCATCCGGATGGCAGCAGTTCATCCACCTCAGCATTCCGTCGCTGCGCCCGATCATCATCTTCACCGTCATCATGTCGACGATCGGCGGGCTGCAGATCTTCACCGAGCCGCTGCTGGTCGCCCCCGAGTCCGGCCTCACGTGCGGTGGCGGACGACAGTGCCAGACCCTCGCGCTGTTCCTCTACGAGCAGGGCTTCGGGCAGTTCGAGTTCGGATACGGCTCGGCGATCGGCGTGGCGCTGTTCGTCATCGTCGTCGTCGTCTCGCTCGTCAACTTCTACCTGACCACTCGCACCCGGAAGGCGCGCTGA
- a CDS encoding extracellular solute-binding protein: protein MNRRKLALPIAALGALALLISGCSGGSGSGSEAGDPNAEFEFWSFTGIGQKDSVDRYLEKNPDAKVKLSEVGSTTETATALTAALAGGRVPDLVMIQNDDLPKFVENPGNFVDLRTLGGDDIGDGYLDWAIDGATAEDGSIIGIPTDVGGLAFAYRADLFEKAGLPTDPAEVAKMWSTWDDFIAMGEKYTEATGEPFVDNVETSVFFSTVNQVSQKYYTPEGELIYDTNPEVEEAFDVAVRAYEAGLSADIPAWSSGWAPGKANGAFAVTTAPSWILSGLKNDAPDTEGKWRIASIPGVGGNWGGSVIAIPARAENKEAAWQYIETMLSPEGQTEHFATTGTFPAAEAALESDEVKSYTDPFYGDSPIGQIMSESVLNFQSFYNGPDTSAIGAALLNALVDMQAGNIAPEDAWQQGLDSAKAAIGG, encoded by the coding sequence GTGAATCGTCGCAAACTGGCCCTGCCCATCGCCGCCCTCGGCGCTCTCGCGCTGCTGATCTCCGGATGCTCGGGAGGGTCCGGCTCCGGCTCCGAGGCCGGAGACCCGAACGCCGAATTCGAGTTCTGGTCGTTCACCGGGATCGGCCAGAAGGACTCGGTCGACCGGTACCTCGAGAAAAACCCCGACGCGAAGGTCAAGCTCTCGGAGGTCGGCAGCACCACCGAGACGGCCACCGCCCTGACGGCGGCCCTGGCCGGTGGCCGCGTGCCCGACCTGGTCATGATCCAGAACGACGACCTGCCCAAGTTCGTCGAGAACCCCGGCAATTTCGTCGATCTGCGCACGCTCGGCGGCGACGACATCGGCGACGGGTACCTGGACTGGGCCATCGACGGAGCCACTGCCGAGGACGGATCCATCATCGGCATTCCCACCGACGTCGGCGGGCTGGCCTTCGCCTATCGGGCAGACCTGTTCGAGAAGGCGGGCCTGCCCACCGACCCGGCCGAGGTGGCGAAGATGTGGTCGACGTGGGACGACTTCATCGCCATGGGCGAGAAGTACACGGAGGCGACCGGCGAGCCGTTCGTCGACAACGTCGAGACATCGGTCTTCTTCTCGACGGTCAACCAGGTGAGCCAGAAGTACTACACGCCCGAGGGCGAGCTCATCTATGACACCAACCCCGAGGTCGAGGAAGCGTTCGACGTCGCGGTGCGTGCTTACGAAGCGGGGCTCAGCGCCGACATCCCGGCGTGGTCGTCGGGCTGGGCGCCTGGCAAGGCCAACGGTGCCTTCGCCGTCACCACGGCGCCGTCGTGGATCCTCTCGGGCCTCAAGAACGACGCGCCCGACACCGAGGGCAAGTGGCGCATCGCCTCCATCCCGGGGGTCGGCGGCAACTGGGGTGGCAGCGTCATCGCCATCCCCGCCCGAGCCGAGAACAAAGAGGCGGCCTGGCAGTACATCGAGACGATGCTGTCACCGGAGGGACAGACCGAGCACTTCGCCACGACGGGAACCTTCCCTGCGGCCGAGGCGGCCCTCGAAAGCGATGAGGTGAAGAGCTACACCGACCCGTTCTACGGCGACTCCCCGATCGGTCAGATCATGAGCGAGTCGGTCCTGAACTTCCAGTCGTTCTACAACGGGCCCGACACCAGTGCGATCGGCGCTGCGCTCCTGAACGCGCTCGTCGACATGCAGGCGGGCAACATCGCACCCGAGGACGCCTGGCAGCAGGGTCTCGACAGCGCGAAAGCAGCCATCGGGGGCTGA